Proteins co-encoded in one Bacteroidota bacterium genomic window:
- a CDS encoding ORF6N domain-containing protein: protein MGLTIKQKRIFEIRGHRIMLDFYLAELYNVETRVLNQAVKRNRNRFPPDFMFQLSKSEWEKLKSQIVMSSNSISGNSSQIVMSSKKHRGSKYIPYAFTEHGVAMLSSVLRLKNYN from the coding sequence ATGGGATTGACTATAAAACAAAAAAGGATTTTTGAAATACGCGGACATCGCATTATGCTGGATTTTTATTTAGCCGAATTATATAATGTAGAAACTCGTGTATTAAATCAAGCAGTAAAAAGGAATAGGAATCGCTTTCCTCCTGATTTTATGTTTCAACTTTCAAAATCTGAATGGGAGAAGTTGAAATCACAAATTGTGATGAGTTCAAATTCTATATCAGGCAACTCATCACAGATTGTGATGAGTTCTAAAAAACACAGAGGCAGTAAATACATTCCCTACGCTTTTACCGAACACGGTGTGGCAATGCTCTCCTCGGTTTTAAGACTCAAGAACTATAACTAA